Proteins encoded in a region of the Peromyscus leucopus breed LL Stock chromosome 15, UCI_PerLeu_2.1, whole genome shotgun sequence genome:
- the Cd244 gene encoding natural killer cell receptor 2B4: MLGQAVLLAFFLFLRGHQGYGCLDSITNITRISGKLLWLWPSNIQTKDVSFQWKKIQLGSPGGIKILIWNSHNHQNSPKFADDFNNAYYFNASNFALGIKSAKLNDSGLYELEITNSSGAVCTKKFQILILDHVKKPCLQGEWKWEDGMCRLFLYCSVSNDDNVSYALYRGSELILKGRNITDPKNQTDSSSLHTYTCTVSNEVSSANHTLNFTQACQSVPENVPFLPFLVVMVILVILFLCAVTCFCMWDKKRKQSQSGPHESSTVYDYVNDPEVRVNQVGQSGTSRSPSAVQESERGQREADRCLFEEQMPEQKPPGDGGTIYSMIQYKPSDSASQDKYTLYSVIQPSSKSGSKKRKQNPPSNCTVYEEVGKQYFKARSPARLSRRELENFDVYP, from the exons GCTGCTTGGATTCTATTACAAACATCACCAGAATCTCAGGAAAACTTCTCTGGCTGTGGCCTTCCAACATACAGACAAAAGATGTTTCTTTTCAATGGAAGAAGATACAACTGGGCTCACCTGGAGGAATTAAGATCCTGATTTGGAATAGTCATAACCACCAAAACTCACCTAAGTTTGCTGATGATTTCAATAATGCATACTATTTTAATGCTTCGAATTTTGCTCTTGGCATCAAGTCAGCTAAGTTGAATGACAGTGGTCTTTATGAGCTGGAGATCACCAACTCTAGTGGAGCAGTTTGCACTAAGAAATTCCAGATACTTATACTTG ATCATGTTAAGAAGCCTTGCCTGCAGGGCGAGTGGAAGTGGGAAGATGGGATGTGTCGACTGTTTCTGTACTGCTCGGTGTCCAACGATGACAACGTGAGCTATGCTTTGTACAGAGGGAGCGAGCTGATCTTGAAAGGAAGGAACATTACCGACCCGAAGAACCAGACTGACAGCAGCAGCCTGCACACTTATACCTGCACTGTTAGCAATGAAGTCAGCTCAGCAAACCACACTCTGAACTTCACCCAGGCCTGTCAGAGTGTCCCTGAAA ACGTCCCATTTCTGCCCTTTTTGGTGGTCATGGTTATTCTAGTCATACTATTTCTCTGTGCTGTCACTTGCTTCTGCATGTGGGATAAGAAGAGAAAGCAGTCTC AGTCTGGCCCTCATGAATCTTCAACAGTATATGACTATGTCAATGACCCAGAAGTCAGGGTGAATCAAGTAGGGCAATCTGGGACCTCGAGATCTCCTTCAGCTGTCCAGGAAAGTGAAAGGGGACAAAGAGAAGCAGACAGGTGTCTTTTCGAG GAGCAGATGCCGGAGCAGAAACCCCCTGGAGATGGAGGTACCATCTACTCTATGATTCAGTACAAG ccTTCTGATTCTGCATCACAAGACAAATATACACTATATTCAGTAATCCAGCCTTCCAGTAAG TCTGGATccaagaagaggaaacagaacccTCCCTCAAATTGCACTGTGTATGAAGAG GTTGGAAAGCAATACTTCAAAGCCCGCAGCCCTGCCCGACTGAGCCGCAGGGAGCTAGAGAACTTTGATGTTTATCCCTAG